The Cytobacillus firmus genome segment TCAACCTTCAGCTCCACCGTACGGCAGATGAATTTCAGGCTGTCGTTTCTTCTCATTGCTCCCGGCAGAAGACCTGCTTCAAGCAGAATTTGAAAACCGTTGCAGACACCGAGAACCGGCTTGCCTTCCTCAGCCGCTTTCACTACTTCTTTCATGACATTGCTGAAGCGGGCAACAGCACCCGAACGAAGATAATCTCCGTAAGAAAAACCTCCTGGAAGAAGAATTCCGTCATATTCGTCTAAGCTTTCCGCGTCATGCCAGACATATTCGGCTTCCGCTCCAAGCTCATCCTTTACTGCATGGTACATATCGATGTCACAATTGGACCCTGGAAATACGATCACAGCGAACTTCACTGAGCAACAGCCTCCTCGATTTCAAAGCGGTAATCTTCAATCACAACGTTAGCCAATAAGCGCTCACA includes the following:
- the purQ gene encoding phosphoribosylformylglycinamidine synthase subunit PurQ, which gives rise to MKFAVIVFPGSNCDIDMYHAVKDELGAEAEYVWHDAESLDEYDGILLPGGFSYGDYLRSGAVARFSNVMKEVVKAAEEGKPVLGVCNGFQILLEAGLLPGAMRRNDSLKFICRTVELKVENNETMFSSAYEKDEVINIPIAHGEGNYYCDEATLAALKANNQIVFTYNETNPNGSLENIAGIVNEKGNVLGMMPHPERAVDELLGGADGLKLFQSIVKQWREAYVVNA